From the genome of Bos indicus x Bos taurus breed Angus x Brahman F1 hybrid chromosome 19, Bos_hybrid_MaternalHap_v2.0, whole genome shotgun sequence:
ttttctattcatttctctctttaaaaaatcttgttgactttcccttttcttgtttttatttcttggatCATCAACTAAAATTCCAAGGACCCTTTTCCAACCCTAACCCCGAGGTGATGAGCTCAGTGTGGAGGGTGACAGCAGGATACCTCACAGGCCCCAGGGTGGGGCCAGCGAGGCGGGGTTCACTGGACAGAAGTGGAATGGGAGGGGCACCTGACAAGGTCCACAGCTGCCTTCAGGCATCCTTTGGAGCATCCTTTCCACCTTCAGGTTGTTTAGTTCTGCCAAGAGTCAGCAGAGGTCACTACAGCTTCACAGGTTCAGTTCCCAGTTTGCAGAAGCACACTTATATTTTAAAGGAACTGGGGGGAGGGTGGTCAGACCTGCATAGCTTGCCAAAGATGTGAACTGCTAGACACTGCACCTTGACGTGTATTGTTCACTACCGGAGCTTCTTAGAAGCTGAGACCAGACACTTAAATTTTTGAGGCTATTATATTAAAAACTGCAATTCTAACAAGCAATCAGAAAACAGCAGGCTGAAGGCCGAGAAAGGGCACCCCAAAGAGGGAAAATTTAAACTGAGACAGCAGACTTAAGGAcaggaaaaaggcaaaaacagGATTAGAAAAATTGAGGTTTATTAGtaagttcacatttttaaaactcagaggAAAATTCAACACATTAAACTATGCACACAAAGTTTAAATTTCTTCAGTTAATAAGAGTGTCATTTTAGGAACCTTGAATAAAACTATATCATTTATATCAGTTGTGTTTTAAATATTCCAACCACAGATGGTGATATCCTAGATAGTCTAGAACCTGGACCAgtgcttcttaaatttttatttaaatggatCACCTGGGATTCCTGGTAAAATGCAGAGTCCAAGTCAGTCAGTCTAAACTGAAATCCTGAGATTCTGTTCTTCCACCAAGCTCCCAGTGATGCGGATACTGTTGGTTCTTGACTCTATATTATCATGAGAGAGTAACAGGATTTTTAACTAAAACTCACACCCTAAAAATTGGTGAAGTCCAGCTATGGGACACAAGTTTAAAACTGTATTATGAGCATTTTTCGGTAGTAACTCTTTCCTTGGGATTGTAAAGATAACACAGATAGTATCAAAGGTTTACAATTCAATGTCTTTGCCAAATGGCACTCGCTTCTCTCCTTGATAAGCACTAATGAGCTGACTCAGATAAATGCCCTTTGGACCTTCTCATGCCTGCCCTAACTGGTTAAAGGGAGATTCTGAAATGAAGCAAGGCTCCTAATCTCATAGGTAGGGATGCATCTTGATAATTTTAGAAACAGTTCtggggatggggaaacagtaggcATACCAGTGGAGGAGGGTAGGGTGGATACAGTgtatttttctcacttctcttaAGTGCTAGAGAAGTGAGATTAACACGACATGAAAATCGGCCTCTTCTCTCCCGTTCCATCTTTAAAATCATTGACACAGAATTGCTAAAATGGGACCTGTTGCTCCCACACACCAGAGCTGCCCTGGAGAAAAGCCAAAGTCACAGCTAGGGAAACAGTCTGTTCTTCCCCCGAGAACGGAGACTGTTTCCATCATCCCTAAGCCACTCCATCCTAAATACGCAAGGCTGGCACAGTCAGTAGACGGGGGCGATTCGCCTAGGAGCCTCTGCAGCGCAGTATTAACACCTCCCAGGGTGTTCCCTCCTGCCCTTGGGTCACCTCCCTCATCCATGCCAATCCAGGATGTGACGGGTGGTAGTCTTGGCATCAGACTACCATCAGTACTACAGCGCGCCCCCGAGAACGCAGCTCCCACCTTTCTTCTGCCGTAGCTTCAGAGTTCCCCGGTCACGGCGTGTAGCGGGTCATGTGGGCCAAGTCCTTGACCTCTGGACAGTACAGCACTGGGGGAAAGGAGGAGGGTTAAGGTCAGTGGAAAGACGCTGCCGAACCCGGCGTTCCCTGGTGCTCTCCCTCCACGGCCTCTCGGGTGGCCCCTCACCGTTGCTAGGCAGCGGGCGCCGCCACCCGCGCACGGGCACCAGCAACCGGGCCCAGAGCCGTCGGAGCGCGCGCCACCCTGCGCTCCTAGGCCCCGCCCCTTTCTCGCTCTCCTTTTCCTCGTCATCGGTCTCTCGGTTCGCGTGGCCACCCGCCTCATCAGATTCGCGCCTGACTTTTGCCTCCAAGCGCGACCGTAAGTCCGGGTCGACAGAAATCTCCGCGACTCCGCCGCGCGGGAGCCGGGTGGGCGCGCGACAGAAAGGGCACGTGATGAGGCGGCGCAGGCGCACCGCGCGCGCCACCGCCCCGCCACCGTCGCCGCGCGCCGCCAGCTCGCGCAGGCACGCGGTGCAGAGCGTGTGGCCGCAGCGGGCGCGCGCCGTCCCGGGCAGGCGGCGGGGCGCGCGGTCCCCGAGGTTGAAAGGCCGGTAGCAGATGTTGCAGTCCAGCTCGCCGCGCTCTGGAAGAGACGGTATCCTCACCAGGAGCTGCATCCTGCCCGCCGCGGACTCGAGGGCGTCACTCACGAGACCAGCTCTGTGGACACACCTAGCGGGCCCGTCCTGGGGCCCGCCCCGCGGCCTCTCGCCTCTTTTAAATAATGAGACCCCGCCCCTTCGCGACGTCACGTCGCAGTCAGGCTCCTCCCCGTGGTAGCACGAGCGTGGGTGGTGGAGGTGCGAGGTTCGGAATGCATGCCTCGGCGAAGCCGGGGCAGGGAGGCCGCCTAAGTGGTGCCTGGACTGGGGACGGGGAGGTGCGGCACCTCCAACTCTAGGCACGCCTTCCTTAATGCCCCCACGCAGCGCCAGCGCTCCTTAATTGTACTGTGTGCAACCTCCCAGTTACTGAGCCTGAGCCCTCAATCACTGCACGGGTTTCTCAGGCTCTTTCACAACATACTTCCTAAGCCAGTGACACTGCCCGTTCTGCCCAATCTTTAGAAGGTCCCCGGGCGTTTGAGCAGACGCTGCGCTCCATTGCCCTTATATTCAACCTCCCTCTGTTCTTGTAAGGCTGGCTTCCCAAATTTTATTCTCCTCAAACTGTTGAACTCCCAGCCGACATCTCAACCTAAGGAAGGCCCT
Proteins encoded in this window:
- the RNF227 gene encoding RING finger protein 227; this encodes MQLLVRIPSLPERGELDCNICYRPFNLGDRAPRRLPGTARARCGHTLCTACLRELAARGDGGGAVARAVRLRRLITCPFCRAPTRLPRGGVAEISVDPDLRSRLEAKVRRESDEAGGHANRETDDEEKESEKGAGPRSAGWRALRRLWARLLVPVRGWRRPLPSNVLYCPEVKDLAHMTRYTP